From the Accumulibacter sp. genome, one window contains:
- a CDS encoding cache domain-containing protein has translation MLSAAAFLGFAGSTLAAEYGTPAEAKAMLDKAAAAVKADKAKALVMFTKGEGGFKDRDLYPYCGGPDGNFTAHPTLVGQSLKGLKDKAGKPLGEEVYAAAKEGTISEVTYMWPRLGQTDPVVKVAYVTRIGDQVCAVGYYK, from the coding sequence ATGCTTTCTGCCGCCGCTTTTCTGGGTTTCGCCGGCAGTACCCTGGCCGCAGAGTACGGAACGCCCGCCGAGGCGAAAGCCATGCTGGACAAGGCCGCCGCTGCCGTCAAGGCTGACAAGGCGAAGGCGCTGGTGATGTTCACCAAGGGTGAGGGCGGGTTCAAGGATCGTGATCTGTATCCCTACTGCGGCGGTCCCGACGGCAATTTCACGGCGCATCCGACCCTCGTCGGCCAGAGCCTGAAGGGGCTCAAGGACAAGGCCGGCAAGCCGCTCGGTGAGGAGGTGTATGCTGCCGCCAAGGAGGGGACGATCAGCGAGGTGACCTACATGTGGCCGCGCCTGGGTCAGACCGATCCGGTGGTCAAGGTCGCCTACGTCACCCGTATCGGCGACCAGGTGTGCGCCGTCGGCTACTACAAGTAA
- the ppk2 gene encoding polyphosphate kinase 2 → MSELKPTNEEAVTATASPVASESGGHEVAVPAAAAAPAKATGKASARAAKAAEQPAESKPAKAKSPKSAKSANAKPDTAAGSSTPTVGLGEVVPVRKPKMDAKTYEKALSKLQIELVKLQEWIKFKKLKVVVIFEGRDAAGKGGCIKRITESLSPRVTRVAALPAPTEREATSWYFQRYVQHLPAGGEMVLFDRSWYNRAGVERVMGFCTEEEYREFLRTCPEFERMLVRSGIILIKYWFSVSNEEQERRFQKRIFHPEKHWKLSPMDLQSRARWVEYSKAKDAMFAHTDIKQAPWYVVNGDDKMRARLNVMTHLLNMIDYEDLTPQPIVLPPRQDEGGYVRPPLSDQTFIPEIY, encoded by the coding sequence ATGAGTGAACTGAAACCGACCAACGAGGAAGCCGTGACCGCGACCGCGAGTCCGGTGGCGAGCGAGAGCGGCGGTCACGAGGTTGCGGTGCCCGCAGCTGCGGCCGCTCCGGCAAAGGCCACGGGCAAGGCTTCGGCACGCGCTGCCAAGGCTGCGGAGCAACCGGCGGAGAGCAAGCCGGCCAAGGCGAAGAGCCCGAAGAGCGCGAAGAGCGCGAATGCGAAACCCGACACCGCGGCTGGCTCATCGACGCCGACGGTCGGCCTGGGCGAAGTCGTACCCGTGCGCAAGCCGAAGATGGACGCCAAGACCTATGAGAAGGCGCTCTCCAAGCTGCAGATCGAGCTCGTCAAGCTGCAGGAGTGGATCAAGTTCAAGAAGCTCAAGGTGGTGGTGATCTTCGAAGGTCGCGATGCCGCAGGCAAGGGGGGCTGCATCAAGCGCATCACCGAGAGCCTGAGTCCGCGCGTCACGCGCGTCGCCGCACTGCCGGCGCCGACCGAGCGCGAGGCCACGTCCTGGTATTTCCAGCGTTACGTGCAACATCTTCCCGCCGGTGGCGAGATGGTCCTCTTCGACCGCAGCTGGTACAACCGGGCCGGTGTCGAGCGGGTCATGGGCTTCTGCACCGAAGAGGAGTACCGCGAGTTCCTGCGCACCTGCCCGGAATTCGAGAGAATGCTGGTGCGCAGCGGCATCATCCTGATCAAGTACTGGTTCTCGGTCAGCAACGAGGAGCAGGAGCGCCGCTTCCAGAAGCGCATCTTCCATCCGGAAAAGCACTGGAAGCTGAGCCCGATGGACCTGCAGTCGCGTGCCCGCTGGGTCGAGTACTCGAAGGCGAAGGATGCGATGTTCGCGCACACCGACATCAAACAGGCGCCGTGGTACGTGGTCAACGGCGACGACAAGATGCGTGCCCGCCTGAACGTCATGACGCACCTGCTGAACATGATCGACTACGAGGACCTGACGCCACAGCCGATCGTCCTGCCGCCTCGTCAGGACGAGGGTGGGTACGTCCGCCCGCCGCTCTCCGACCAGACCTTCATTCCCGAGATCTACTGA
- a CDS encoding HD domain-containing phosphohydrolase: MNEQLRNQARIFIIDDEPANLKLLGKMLGSRKYQQLVAIQDPRQVLERYRAGRPDLILLDINMPHLDGYQVMAQLKALDDPLLPPIVILTAQHGRETLLKALAGGARDFIGKPFDMAELLMRVNNLLDAHLAHRMLHDQKGILEEMVRIRTDELTQTRLQVVRRLGRAAEYRDNETGYHILRMSEYSALLARRLGWSDAASDLMLNASPMHDIGKIGIADAVLLKPGQLDADEMAIIRTHPEIGASILAGDESDLLRLARTIALSHHEKWDGSGYPAGLAGLAIPQAGRIVAVADVFDALTSRRPYKRAWPVDEAVAWVIGSAGSHFDPEVIGCFQAHLPEIIAIRDQHQEPQD, encoded by the coding sequence ATGAACGAGCAACTGCGCAACCAGGCCCGCATCTTCATCATCGACGACGAACCGGCGAATCTGAAGCTGCTGGGCAAGATGCTCGGCAGCCGGAAATACCAGCAGCTGGTGGCCATCCAGGATCCGCGCCAGGTGCTCGAACGCTATCGCGCCGGACGCCCTGACCTGATCCTGCTCGACATCAACATGCCGCATCTCGACGGCTATCAGGTGATGGCCCAACTCAAGGCGCTCGACGACCCGCTGCTGCCACCGATCGTCATCCTCACTGCCCAGCACGGTCGCGAGACCCTGCTCAAGGCGCTCGCTGGCGGCGCGCGCGATTTCATCGGCAAGCCCTTCGACATGGCCGAACTCCTGATGCGCGTCAACAACCTGCTCGATGCCCACCTCGCACACCGCATGCTGCATGATCAAAAAGGCATTCTCGAAGAGATGGTGCGCATCCGCACCGATGAACTGACCCAGACCCGCCTGCAGGTGGTGCGGCGACTGGGTCGCGCGGCCGAATACCGCGACAACGAGACCGGCTACCACATCCTGCGCATGAGCGAGTACTCCGCCCTTCTCGCTCGCCGCCTCGGCTGGAGCGACGCGGCCAGCGACCTGATGCTCAACGCCAGCCCGATGCACGACATCGGCAAGATCGGCATCGCCGACGCCGTCCTGCTCAAGCCCGGCCAGCTCGATGCGGACGAAATGGCGATCATCCGCACCCATCCCGAGATCGGTGCCAGCATCCTCGCCGGCGACGAATCCGATCTTCTCCGCCTGGCCCGGACGATCGCACTCAGCCACCACGAGAAATGGGATGGCAGCGGCTACCCCGCCGGCCTCGCCGGCCTCGCCATCCCGCAGGCCGGACGCATCGTCGCCGTCGCCGACGTCTTCGACGCGCTGACCTCGCGCCGCCCGTACAAGAGAGCGTGGCCGGTCGACGAGGCGGTGGCCTGGGTCATCGGCAGCGCTGGCAGTCATTTCGATCCCGAGGTGATCGGCTGCTTCCAGGCACATCTGCCGGAGATCATCGCCATCCGCGATCAGCATCAGGAACCGCAGGACTGA
- a CDS encoding malonyl-CoA decarboxylase yields MAEGIVVRGLRRVRTLLAEGGAARGLAGKQLVQVRALLHECASGVGGEISARQRAARLAGAYQHLDDEGRATFLRLVATEFGPDPQRVAEAHAGYQAAVGSDQQWAAESALRNAMRSTRLRILTQFNALPQGVKFLVDLRADLLRYATQDPALRSLDRELESRLGAWFDVGFLELQRITWNSPAALLERLIEYEAVHEIRSWSDLKNRLDSDRRCYAFFHPRMPMEPLIFVEVALVDRLADNVQTLLDEHAPVFDAQRATTAIFYSISNTQAGLRGVSFGNFLLKRVVDDLKRDYPRLVSFATLSPLPTFRRWTEKNPEAWAKAFSAADLERIGRHLPADTLPPASASDLQSLLADSRWSQDPRLTRALQHGLLRLAARYLLATAKGGRPYDPVARFHLGNGARIERLNYLADTSPRGHKQSYGLMVNYLYDPDTIEANVEAFSRSGEIAAAAAIRRSARD; encoded by the coding sequence ATGGCAGAAGGTATCGTGGTTCGCGGGCTGCGCCGTGTGCGCACGCTGCTCGCCGAAGGTGGTGCCGCCCGCGGCCTCGCGGGCAAGCAGCTGGTGCAGGTGCGCGCGCTGCTGCATGAGTGCGCCAGCGGCGTCGGTGGCGAGATCTCGGCCAGGCAACGCGCCGCCCGTCTCGCCGGCGCGTACCAGCATCTCGACGACGAGGGGCGGGCCACCTTCCTGCGACTCGTTGCCACCGAGTTCGGACCCGACCCGCAGCGCGTCGCCGAGGCGCATGCCGGCTACCAGGCTGCCGTCGGCAGCGACCAGCAATGGGCGGCCGAATCGGCGCTGCGCAATGCCATGCGTTCGACGCGCCTGCGCATCCTGACGCAGTTCAACGCCCTGCCGCAGGGCGTCAAGTTCCTCGTCGACCTGCGCGCCGACCTCCTGCGCTATGCAACGCAGGATCCGGCGCTGCGCTCGCTCGATCGCGAACTCGAATCGCGGCTCGGTGCCTGGTTCGACGTCGGTTTCCTGGAGCTGCAGCGGATCACCTGGAACTCACCGGCCGCCCTGCTCGAGAGACTGATCGAGTACGAAGCGGTGCATGAGATCCGTTCGTGGAGCGATCTCAAGAACCGCCTCGACTCCGACCGCCGCTGTTACGCCTTCTTCCATCCGCGCATGCCGATGGAGCCGCTGATCTTCGTCGAGGTGGCGCTCGTCGATCGCTTGGCCGACAACGTGCAGACCCTGCTCGACGAGCACGCGCCGGTGTTCGACGCGCAACGCGCGACCACCGCGATCTTCTACTCGATCTCGAATACGCAGGCCGGCCTGCGCGGTGTCTCGTTCGGCAACTTCCTGCTCAAGCGGGTGGTCGACGACCTCAAGCGCGATTACCCGCGGCTGGTCAGCTTCGCCACCCTGTCGCCGTTGCCGACTTTCCGTCGCTGGACCGAGAAGAACCCAGAGGCTTGGGCAAAAGCGTTCAGCGCCGCCGACCTCGAACGGATCGGACGCCACCTGCCGGCGGACACCCTGCCACCAGCAAGCGCCAGCGACCTGCAGAGCCTGCTCGCCGACAGCCGCTGGAGCCAGGACCCGCGCCTGACGCGCGCCCTGCAGCACGGGCTGCTGCGTCTGGCGGCGCGCTACCTGCTGGCGACGGCCAAGGGCGGCCGCCCCTACGACCCGGTCGCCCGCTTCCACCTCGGCAATGGCGCCCGCATCGAGCGCCTCAACTACCTGGCCGACACCTCGCCGCGCGGCCACAAGCAGTCCTACGGCCTGATGGTGAATTATCTGTACGATCCTGATACCATCGAAGCCAACGTCGAAGCGTTTTCGCGCAGCGGCGAGATTGCAGCCGCTGCAGCCATCCGTCGCTCTGCCCGTGACTGA
- a CDS encoding sensor histidine kinase, with translation MSPETPPEVSDGVAMRPVVWSLKTRITTLTLALFLLAIWSLTLYATRSLRQDMTHLLGEQQFSTTSIIAVQLNAELDTRLQALIQVAGEIPPALLGKPAELQRFLEQRTTFQQLFNGGTRIRDGNALTLASVPYLPQQIGSSYADRDYMVAALREGRASIGRPVISRSLGSPAIALAAPIRGAGGEVIGALSGVIDLGQPNFFDRIVDQRYGRTGGYLIIAPQHALIVTGTDRSRTMSPMPAAGVNRNHDRFVGGYEGYGVALNSRGVEELAAAKRIAVAGWFLVSVLPTSEAFEPIVALQKRVLLVALVLSLLVGTLGWWFLSRMLRQQFAPMLAASALLADMSHAAGPVPKPLPTAAADEVGQLIRSFNLLLESLAQREAALQESEQHYRTLADGGSALIWTSGSDRRANYFNEPWLRFSGRSLAEQVAAGWAEGIHPEDLDACRRSYDEHFENRQPFRMEYRLRAGDGEYHWIEDAGNPRFDRTGEFIGYIDFCQDISERKRASDELEQHRHHLEALVAARTAALAAAKEAAESANAAKTEFLSRMSHELRTPLNAILGFGQLLAMPGDTPLSAGQSDSVQEILRAGHHLLEQVNEVLDLARVESGRIELTLAAVPLAPVVAECVALVRPLAEARGIHIASAIDDVVLLADGSRLKQVILNLLSNAIKFNSEQGTIDIGSVRRGGRVQVAVRDSGRGIAGEHLPRLFQPFERLVSSYDGVEGTGVGLALTHRLLTAMGGTIRVDSELGVGSTFSFELPLADASDQTAVVPADDVTASPDSPQPSLRHHGPALDTTNPEGA, from the coding sequence GTGAGTCCGGAAACGCCGCCGGAGGTCAGCGATGGGGTTGCGATGCGACCGGTCGTCTGGTCATTGAAGACGCGCATCACCACCCTGACGCTGGCGCTGTTCCTGCTCGCGATCTGGTCGCTGACCCTGTACGCCACGCGCAGCCTGCGCCAGGACATGACGCACCTGCTCGGCGAGCAGCAGTTCTCGACGACCTCGATCATCGCCGTGCAGCTCAATGCCGAACTCGATACGCGGCTGCAGGCCCTCATCCAGGTTGCCGGCGAGATTCCTCCTGCCCTGCTCGGCAAGCCGGCCGAGCTGCAGCGATTCCTCGAACAGCGTACGACCTTCCAGCAGCTGTTCAATGGCGGCACGCGCATCCGCGACGGCAATGCCCTGACGCTCGCCAGCGTTCCCTACCTGCCGCAGCAGATCGGCAGCAGTTACGCCGACCGCGACTACATGGTCGCCGCCCTCAGGGAAGGTCGGGCCAGCATCGGCCGGCCGGTCATCAGCCGATCGCTCGGTTCTCCGGCCATCGCTCTGGCGGCGCCCATCCGCGGCGCCGGCGGCGAGGTCATCGGCGCGCTGAGCGGGGTCATCGACCTCGGCCAGCCGAACTTCTTCGACCGCATCGTCGACCAGCGCTACGGCAGGACCGGCGGTTACCTGATCATCGCGCCACAGCACGCACTCATCGTCACCGGCACCGATCGCTCGCGCACCATGTCGCCGATGCCAGCGGCCGGCGTCAACCGCAACCACGACCGCTTCGTCGGCGGCTACGAGGGCTATGGTGTCGCGCTCAACTCACGTGGCGTCGAGGAACTGGCTGCAGCGAAGCGAATAGCGGTCGCCGGCTGGTTCCTGGTCAGCGTGCTGCCGACCAGCGAAGCCTTCGAGCCCATAGTCGCGCTGCAGAAACGGGTGCTGCTGGTGGCGCTGGTGCTCAGCCTGCTCGTCGGCACGCTCGGCTGGTGGTTCCTCAGCCGCATGTTGCGGCAGCAGTTTGCGCCGATGCTGGCCGCCTCGGCACTCCTTGCCGACATGTCGCACGCCGCCGGCCCGGTCCCGAAGCCCCTGCCGACGGCGGCTGCGGACGAGGTCGGGCAACTGATCCGCAGCTTCAACCTGCTGCTCGAATCGCTGGCGCAGCGCGAGGCCGCCCTGCAGGAGAGCGAGCAGCACTACCGTACGCTGGCCGACGGCGGTTCAGCACTGATCTGGACCTCTGGCAGCGACCGGCGGGCCAACTACTTCAACGAGCCATGGCTGCGCTTCAGCGGCCGCTCGCTGGCAGAGCAGGTCGCTGCCGGCTGGGCTGAGGGGATTCACCCGGAAGACCTCGATGCCTGTCGACGCAGCTACGACGAGCACTTCGAGAACCGCCAGCCGTTCCGCATGGAGTATCGTCTGCGTGCCGGCGATGGCGAGTACCACTGGATCGAGGATGCCGGCAATCCGCGCTTCGATCGTACCGGCGAATTCATCGGCTACATCGACTTCTGCCAGGACATCTCCGAGCGCAAACGCGCGTCAGACGAACTCGAACAGCACCGGCACCACCTCGAAGCGCTGGTCGCGGCGCGAACTGCCGCCTTGGCCGCGGCCAAGGAGGCTGCCGAGTCGGCCAATGCGGCGAAGACCGAGTTCCTCTCGCGCATGAGCCACGAACTACGGACACCACTGAACGCCATCCTCGGCTTCGGCCAGCTGCTCGCGATGCCTGGCGATACCCCGCTGTCGGCCGGGCAGAGCGACAGCGTGCAGGAGATTCTCCGTGCCGGCCACCACCTGCTCGAACAGGTCAACGAAGTGCTTGACCTGGCGCGAGTCGAAAGCGGCCGGATCGAGCTGACGCTCGCGGCGGTGCCCCTGGCACCGGTCGTTGCCGAGTGTGTGGCGCTCGTCCGGCCGCTTGCCGAGGCGCGCGGCATCCACATCGCCAGCGCGATCGACGACGTGGTACTGCTGGCCGACGGCAGCCGCCTGAAACAGGTGATCCTCAACCTGCTCTCGAATGCCATCAAGTTCAACAGCGAGCAGGGAACGATCGATATTGGCAGCGTGCGCCGCGGCGGCCGAGTGCAGGTCGCCGTTCGCGACAGTGGCCGTGGCATCGCCGGCGAGCATCTGCCGCGCCTGTTCCAGCCTTTCGAGCGACTGGTATCATCGTACGATGGTGTCGAGGGCACGGGCGTCGGGCTGGCGCTGACGCACAGGCTGCTGACGGCGATGGGAGGCACGATTCGCGTTGACAGTGAACTCGGCGTCGGCAGCACCTTCAGCTTCGAACTGCCGCTGGCGGACGCCAGCGACCAGACAGCTGTTGTCCCGGCGGACGATGTCACCGCCAGCCCGGACTCCCCGCAGCCGTCGCTGAGGCACCACGGGCCTGCGCTCGACACGACCAACCCGGAGGGAGCATGA
- a CDS encoding bacteriohemerythrin, with protein MQLKFSSRLPLTRTYPPVLIQPMTRSALHAVDFLPWNESFETGLPAVDAQHRRLVRLINALATHVAFRTNVPQLEAMFDELAAYALHHFATEEAVWRQHLTDDEAEVRHRQVHASFVDELARLRGRWQTNRTAGVAEESMAFLARWLISHILEDDRYMACLVAARRSGHGGDEARRHADTQMARHARAVADVVLSISATPATNAMHLVSEVTELRRVQAELQRASENNRALLRAASDGVHVLDGDGCIVEVSDSFCAMLGCSRDEVIGSHIHCWDVRCSDADGLALLRRELASPSRRVLQTRYRRQDGNLIDVEVSGEPATIDGERLLFYSARDVGDRKRAEKALADERQRLADQLRFTDGLLNTIPNPVFFKDENGHYLGCNSAFERYLGISRAELIGRSAHDIAPAALADRYLAADRALLAQRGTQTYQATVAHADGSLRDVIFNKATFNRVDGALGGLVGVMLDVTDLMQMKAVVQQQAAFTNCIIDAMVDGIAVCHEIATPPLLRFTVWNPVMEKLTGYGMDEANDLGWQEVLRVDGERPEEALRRAERVRSGEHLRGEEWTIRHRDGTQRTLQVQSTFVTPPSGGVHLLLVLRDVSARRTAEQLVRQQRDLAQRYLDTVQSLMLALDADGRITMINRAGRELLGYAESELLGRCWFSTCLPQPRGIEQGLPLFRRIIAGAADADLSSEDSVLCRDGSQRLIGWKTGPLLDDAGHIVGTLSSGADIGERKAIEAELERHRADLETLVAQRTAELSLAKDAAESANRAKSDFLSSMSHELRTPMNAIIGFAQMLEYDGDLSTDQQDSVHEILKASRHLLDLINEVLDLARIEAGRVDLSLETTAIAAVVDDCRHLIEPLAQARGIGLTIDVPAAAAVCADRVRLKQAILNLLSNAVKYNRDNGSIHMEINEQSTAAGLRQRISVTDSGVGIAAARLADVFQPFTRLQGEESGIEGTGIGLTITKRLVELMGGEIGAESEPGVGSRFWIELPAAILGRQDSAQDGGGVQEATPAAGDEQRVLCIDDNPSNLKLMTQILGRHGKLRLLTAHAPQLGVELALAHRPDLILLDINMPDMDGYEVLAVLQENPATCRTPVIAITANALARDVERGRAAGFLDYLTKPIDIAAFLRVVDQALEDQRSARPE; from the coding sequence ATGCAGCTCAAGTTTTCCTCGCGGCTGCCGTTGACCCGGACGTACCCTCCTGTCCTCATCCAGCCGATGACCCGCAGCGCCCTGCACGCCGTCGACTTCCTGCCGTGGAACGAGAGCTTCGAAACCGGGCTGCCAGCGGTCGACGCGCAGCACCGCCGCTTGGTGCGACTGATCAACGCCCTCGCCACGCATGTCGCCTTCCGAACGAACGTCCCGCAACTCGAGGCGATGTTCGACGAACTCGCCGCTTACGCACTCCACCACTTCGCGACCGAGGAGGCCGTCTGGCGGCAGCACCTCACCGACGACGAAGCCGAGGTCCGCCATCGACAGGTGCACGCCAGCTTCGTCGACGAGCTCGCGCGCCTGCGCGGGCGCTGGCAGACGAACCGGACCGCCGGCGTCGCCGAAGAGTCGATGGCCTTCCTCGCCCGCTGGCTGATCTCACACATCCTCGAGGACGACCGCTACATGGCGTGCCTGGTGGCGGCGCGGCGCTCCGGTCACGGCGGGGATGAAGCGCGGCGGCACGCGGACACGCAGATGGCACGGCACGCACGGGCGGTCGCCGACGTCGTCCTGTCGATCAGCGCGACGCCGGCCACCAACGCGATGCACCTGGTTTCCGAGGTCACCGAGCTGCGCCGCGTGCAGGCCGAACTGCAACGCGCCAGCGAGAACAATCGAGCCCTGCTGCGGGCGGCCAGCGACGGCGTCCATGTGCTTGACGGCGACGGCTGCATCGTCGAGGTCAGCGATTCCTTCTGCGCCATGCTCGGCTGTTCGCGCGACGAGGTCATCGGCAGCCACATTCACTGCTGGGATGTCCGTTGCAGCGATGCCGACGGGCTTGCCCTGCTGCGGCGCGAGCTCGCAAGTCCCTCGCGGCGCGTGCTGCAGACCCGCTATCGGCGCCAGGATGGCAACCTGATCGACGTCGAGGTGAGCGGGGAGCCGGCCACGATCGACGGCGAGCGCCTGCTCTTCTACTCGGCGCGCGACGTCGGCGATCGCAAGCGGGCGGAGAAAGCGCTTGCCGATGAACGCCAGCGCCTGGCCGATCAGCTCCGTTTCACCGACGGGCTTCTGAACACGATCCCCAACCCGGTCTTTTTCAAGGACGAGAACGGCCACTACCTGGGCTGCAACAGCGCCTTCGAGAGATACCTCGGCATCAGCCGTGCTGAGCTGATCGGCCGCTCGGCCCACGACATCGCTCCTGCCGCACTTGCCGACAGATATCTGGCGGCCGACCGTGCCCTGTTGGCGCAGCGCGGGACACAGACCTACCAGGCGACGGTTGCCCACGCCGATGGTTCGCTGCGCGATGTCATCTTCAACAAGGCGACGTTCAACCGCGTCGATGGCGCCCTCGGCGGACTGGTCGGCGTCATGCTCGACGTCACCGATCTCATGCAGATGAAAGCGGTGGTGCAGCAGCAGGCGGCGTTCACCAATTGCATCATCGACGCGATGGTCGACGGCATCGCCGTCTGCCATGAGATCGCGACGCCACCGCTGCTTCGTTTCACGGTCTGGAATCCGGTGATGGAGAAACTGACCGGCTACGGCATGGACGAAGCCAACGACCTGGGCTGGCAAGAGGTCCTGCGGGTGGACGGCGAACGACCGGAAGAAGCGCTGCGGCGTGCCGAACGCGTTCGCAGCGGCGAGCATCTGCGCGGCGAGGAGTGGACGATCCGCCACCGCGACGGCACGCAGCGGACGCTGCAGGTGCAAAGCACCTTCGTTACGCCGCCGAGCGGTGGCGTTCATCTGCTTCTGGTCCTGCGCGACGTCAGCGCGCGCAGGACCGCCGAGCAACTCGTGCGGCAGCAGCGGGATCTCGCGCAACGCTATCTGGACACGGTGCAGAGCCTGATGCTGGCGCTCGATGCCGACGGCCGGATCACGATGATCAACCGCGCCGGCCGCGAGTTGCTCGGCTATGCCGAAAGCGAGCTGCTCGGTCGCTGCTGGTTCAGCACCTGCCTGCCACAACCGCGGGGCATCGAGCAGGGCCTGCCGCTCTTCCGGCGCATCATCGCCGGTGCGGCCGACGCCGATCTGTCGTCCGAGGACAGCGTCCTCTGCCGCGACGGCTCGCAACGGCTGATCGGCTGGAAGACCGGCCCTCTGCTCGACGACGCCGGGCACATCGTCGGCACGCTCAGCTCCGGCGCCGACATTGGCGAGCGCAAGGCGATCGAAGCCGAACTCGAGCGCCATCGAGCCGATCTCGAAACCCTCGTCGCGCAGCGCACGGCCGAGCTGTCGCTGGCCAAGGACGCTGCCGAGAGCGCCAACCGGGCCAAATCGGATTTCCTGTCGAGCATGAGTCACGAACTGCGGACGCCGATGAACGCCATCATCGGCTTTGCCCAGATGCTCGAGTACGACGGTGACCTGAGCACCGACCAGCAGGACAGCGTGCACGAGATCCTCAAGGCGAGCCGCCACCTGCTCGATCTGATCAACGAAGTCCTCGACCTCGCGCGGATCGAGGCGGGACGAGTCGACCTGTCGCTCGAGACGACCGCCATCGCGGCCGTCGTCGATGATTGCCGACACCTCATCGAACCGCTGGCGCAGGCCCGTGGCATCGGGCTGACCATCGATGTCCCCGCCGCTGCGGCGGTGTGCGCCGACCGGGTGCGCCTCAAGCAGGCGATCCTCAACCTGCTGTCGAACGCAGTCAAGTACAACCGCGACAACGGCAGCATCCATATGGAGATCAACGAGCAAAGCACGGCGGCCGGACTGCGCCAGCGCATCAGCGTCACCGACAGCGGCGTCGGCATCGCTGCCGCGCGCCTCGCCGACGTCTTTCAGCCCTTCACCCGCCTGCAGGGCGAGGAAAGCGGGATCGAGGGAACGGGCATCGGCCTGACGATCACCAAGCGCCTGGTCGAACTGATGGGCGGCGAGATCGGCGCCGAAAGCGAGCCAGGCGTCGGCAGTCGCTTCTGGATCGAACTCCCCGCCGCGATCCTCGGTCGCCAGGACAGCGCCCAAGACGGCGGCGGCGTGCAGGAGGCAACACCGGCGGCCGGCGATGAACAGCGCGTCCTGTGCATCGACGACAACCCATCCAACCTCAAGCTGATGACCCAGATCCTCGGCCGCCACGGCAAGCTGCGCCTGCTCACCGCGCACGCACCGCAGCTGGGAGTCGAGCTGGCGCTGGCGCACCGGCCCGATCTCATCCTGCTCGACATCAACATGCCGGACATGGACGGCTACGAGGTCCTTGCCGTCCTGCAGGAGAACCCGGCCACCTGCCGCACACCGGTCATCGCCATCACCGCCAACGCCCTCGCCCGCGACGTCGAACGCGGCCGCGCGGCGGGCTTTCTCGACTATCTGACGAAGCCGATCGACATCGCCGCCTTCCTGCGCGTCGTCGACCAGGCGCTGGAGGATCAGCGATCGGCACGCCCGGAGTGA
- a CDS encoding VOC family protein, whose protein sequence is MSQRPFKVLGIQQIAIGGPDKMKLRQLWVDMLGLEITGNFVSERENVDEDIAAMGKGPFKVEVDLMQPVDPEKKPAVHATPLNHVGLWIDDLPKAVEWLTANGVRFAPGGIRKGAAGFDITFLHPKASAEFPIAGEGVLIELVQAPPEVVEAFARIA, encoded by the coding sequence ATGAGCCAACGTCCGTTCAAGGTCCTCGGAATCCAGCAAATCGCCATTGGCGGTCCCGACAAGATGAAACTCCGGCAGCTCTGGGTCGACATGCTCGGCCTCGAAATCACCGGCAACTTCGTCAGCGAGCGCGAAAACGTCGATGAAGACATCGCCGCCATGGGCAAAGGCCCGTTCAAGGTCGAAGTCGACCTGATGCAACCGGTCGACCCGGAGAAGAAACCGGCCGTCCACGCCACGCCGCTCAATCACGTTGGCCTGTGGATCGACGACCTGCCGAAAGCCGTCGAGTGGCTGACGGCGAACGGCGTCCGTTTCGCGCCGGGCGGAATCCGCAAGGGTGCCGCAGGCTTCGACATCACCTTCCTGCACCCGAAAGCCAGCGCCGAATTCCCGATCGCTGGTGAAGGCGTCCTGATCGAGCTGGTGCAGGCGCCACCTGAGGTCGTCGAGGCTTTCGCCCGCATCGCCTGA